The following proteins are encoded in a genomic region of Nicotiana sylvestris chromosome 4, ASM39365v2, whole genome shotgun sequence:
- the LOC104223758 gene encoding DNA replication licensing factor MCM2, producing the protein MAGEDSNGDSARPPAGSPSSSDHRNGNPVSTPDSPTSVGFNTDQLPFNTSQNYSEEDEASVDPDIIRDEPEDIEEEEDGEDLFNDNYLEDYRRMEEHDQYESLGLDDSMEDERDLDQIMADRRAAEVELDTRDVQVTNRKLPQLLHDQDTDDDNYRPSKRTRADFRPTNTQRNFDDTDAMPSSPGASQRVNSSQDVPMTDQTDDDAYEDDENDEGEFEMYRVQGTLREWVTRDEVRRFIAKKFKEFLLTYVNPKSEHGDFEYLRQINEMVSVNKCSLEIDYKQFIYVHPNIAIWLADAPQSVLEVMEEIANKVVFDLHPNYKQIHQKVYVRITNLPVYDQIRNIRQIHLNTMIRIGGVVTRRSGVFPQLQQVKYDCNKCGAILGPFFQNSYSEVKVGSCPECQSKGPFTVNVEQTIYRNYQKLTLQESPGIVPAGRLPRYKEVILLNDLIDCARPGEEIEVTGVYTNNFDLSLNTKNGFPVFATVIEANYVTKKQDLFSAYKLTQEDKEEIEKLAKDPRIGERISKSIAPSIYGHEDIKTALALAMFGGQEKNVEGKHRLRGDINILLLGDPGTAKSQFLKYVEKTGQRAVYTTGKGASAVGLTAAVHKDPVTREWTLEGGALVLADRGICLIDEFDKMNDQDRVSIHEAMEQQSISISKAGIVTSLQARCSVIAAANPIGGRYDSSKTLTQNVELTDPIISRFDVLCVVKDVVDPVIDEMLAKFVVDSHFRSQAKGATLDEKSFTDSRDDARAAMAPTDPEIIPQELLKKYITYAKLNVFPKLHDGDLDKLTQVYAELRRESSHGQGVPIAVRHIESMIRMSEAHARMHLRQHVTQEDVDMAIRVLLDSFISTQKFGVQKALQKSFKKYMTYKKDFNAIILHLLRGLVNDAMQFEEIVSGSTANLDHIDIKVDELQSKALDYGITDLKAFFTSNDFSKANFELDKERGIIRHKRASS; encoded by the exons ATGGCTGGCGAAGATTCTAACGGCGATAGTGCTCGTCCTCCGGCGGGTTCTCCGTCATCGTCAGATCACAGAAATGGAAATCCGGTGTCAACTCCCGATTCTCCGACGTCCGTAGGATTCAACACTGATCAGCTCCCTTTCAACACTAGCCAAAATTACTCCGAAGAAGATGAAGCCTCTGTCGATCCCGATATCATTCGAGACGAGCCAGAAGATATCGAAGAGGAAGAAGACGGAGAGGACCTTTTCAACGATAATTACCTCGA GGATTATCGGAGGATGGAAGAGCATGATCAGTATGAATCGTTGGGATTGGATGATTCGATGGAGGATGAAAGAGATTTGGATCAAATCATGGCGGATCGTCGGGCTGCTGAAGTGGAACTTGACACTAGAGATGTACAGGTCACGAACCGCAAGCTTCCCCAACTTCTTCACGATCAAG ATACTGATGATGACAACTATAGGCCATCGAAAAGGACTAGAGCTGATTTCAGGCCCACCAACACACAAAGAAACTTTGATGATACTGATGCAATGCCGAGTTCACCAGGAGCATCACAACGAGTAAATTCTAGCCAGGATGTGCCAATGACTGATCAAACTGATGATGATGCCTATGAG gatgatgaaaatgatgaaggaGAGTTTGAGATGTACAGAGTTCAGGGAACACTTAGGGAGTGGGTAACTAGAGATGAAGTCCGGCGTTTCATTGCAAAGAAGTTCAAGGAATTCTTACTCACATATGTAAATCCGAAAAGTGAGCATGGGGACTTTGAATATCTTAGACAGATTAATGAGATGGTATCAG TTAACAAGTGTAGCCTTGAGATTGATTACAAACAATTCATATATGTCCATCCCAATATTGCCATCTGGCTGGCAGATGCACCTCAATCCGTCCTTGAAGTGATGGAAGAAATTGCTAACAAAGTTGTCTTTGATCTTCATCCCAACTACAAGCAAATTCATCAAAAAGTCTATGTCAGGATTACCAACTTACCTGTTTATGATCAGATTCGCAATATAAG GCAGATCCATTTGAATACAATGATTCGTATTGGTGGAGTTGTCACCCGACGTTCTGGTGTCTTTCCCCAGCTGCAACAAGTGAAATATGATTGCAACAAGTGTGGAGCAATTTTGGGTCCTTTTTTCCAGAACTCATACTCAGAAGTCAAGGTTGGTTCTTGCCCAGAGTGCCAATCCAAAGGACCATTCACTGTCAATGTTGAGCAG ACAATATACAGGAACTACCAGAAACTGACACTACAAGAAAGCCCAGGAATTGTTCCAGCTGGTCGGCTTCCTAGATACAAGGAAGTGATACTGTTGAATGATCTTATTGATTGTGCCCGACCAGGAGAAGAGATA GAAGTCACAGGAGTCTACACAAATAACTTTGACTTGTCCTTGAATACCAAGAATGGGTTTCCTGTCTTTGCTACTGTGATTGAAGCAAATTATGTCACAAAAAAGCAAGACCTCTTTTCAGCTTACAAGCTAACTCAGGAGGACAAGGAAGAAATTGAAAAGCTGGCAAAAGACCCCCGAATTGGAGAACGA ATATCTAAGTCCATTGCTCCATCAATCTATGGTCATGAAGATATAAAGACCGCCTTAGCTCTTGCGATGTTTGGGGGCCAAGAGAAAAATGTTGAAGGAAAACACAGACTGAGAGGAGACATAAATATTCTCCTGCTAGGTGATCCGGGCACTGCAAAATCACAGTTCCTCAA GTACGTAGAGAAGACAGGACAGCGGGCTGTCTATACAACTGGAAAAGGAGCTTCTGCTGTAGGGCTTACGGCAGCAGTACACAAGGACCCTGTCACTCGGGAATGGACCCTTGAAGGAGGAGCACTAGTTCTGGCCGATAGAGGAATCTGTTTGATTGACGAGTTTGATAAGATGAATGATCAGGATAG AGTGAGTATTCATGAAGCAATGGAACAACAGAGTATAAGCATATCGAAGGCTGGCATTGTCACATCTCTCCAGGCCCGCTGTTCTGTTATTGCTGCTGCAAATCCTATTGGAGGAAG ATATGATTCCTCGAAGACTTTGACGCAAAATGTTGAATTAACAGATCCAATCATTTCTCGCTTTGATGTACTCTGCGTGGTCAAG GATGTGGTTGATCCAGTCATAGACGAGATGCTTGCAAAATTTGTAGTTGATAGTCATTTCAGGTCACAAGCAAAAGGTGCTACTTTAGATGAGAAATCCTTTACTGATTCACGGGATGATGCCCGTGCTGCTATGGCCCCAACTGACCCTGAG ATAATTCCTCAAGAGTTGCTAAAGAAGTACATAACTTATGCAAAGTTGAATGTATTCCCGAAATTGCACGATGGGGACTTGGACAAGCTCACACAGGTTTATGCTGAATTAAGGAGAGAATCTTCG CATGGACAAGGAGTTCCCATAGCAGTGAGGCACATTGAATCCATGATAAGGATGTCTGAAGCCCATGCAAGAATGCATCTTAGACAACATGTTACTCAAGAAGATGTGGACATGGCAATTCGTGTCCTCCTAGATTCATTTATATCAACTCAGAAATTCGGGGTGCAAAAAGCTTTGCAAAAG AGCTTCAAAAAGTACATGACATACAAAAAAGATTTCAATGCTATCATTCTTCACCTCCTACGTGGGCTTGTAAACGACGCAATGCAATTTGAGGAAATTGTTTCGGGTTCTACTGCCAATCTAGACCATATTGATATCAAAGTGGATGAGCTTCAAAGCAAG GCACTTGATTATGGCATTACTGATCTCAAAGCATTTTTCACAAGCAATGACTTTTCTAAAGCGAACTTTGAGTTGGACAAGGAACGAGGTATAATAAGGCATAAAAGGGCATCGTCTTAA
- the LOC104223759 gene encoding probable protein S-acyltransferase 7, producing the protein MYSPPLSSSSHDRCDSKARINNNTNSSQLRLYQIWQGRNRFYLGGRLVFGPDIRALFLTLFLILVPVALFCAFVSRGLINAFPHRLGYLIVAISLLFSVFIVVLLLLTSGTDPGIVPRNTNPPEPDEEFETSSISTSCLGSQIGPLSLPPMKNVTVNGIVVKVKYCKTCMLYRPPRCSHCSICDNCIERFDHHCPWVGQCIGKRNYRYFFMFVSSTNLLSLYVFAFCWVNIKKIMEARDCNFWSAFLKSPVSGILIIYTFVVSWFLGGLTAFHLYLILTNQTTYENYRYRYERKMNPFNLGCARNFKEIFCTSMPSSRINFRAQVKVDRSSSLNASSYLGGTTNPDLHKMNFDVEVGRRQSVNANECKEIDSRIRSIGAGLDR; encoded by the exons ATGTATTCTCCTCCATTGTCTTCTTCGAGCCACGACCGATGCGATTCGAAAGCGCGAATCAACAACAATACTAATAGCTCACAATTGCGACTTTATCAAATTTGGCAAGGAAGAAAT AGATTCTACCTCGGAGGCAGACTTGTATTTGGTCCAGATATTAGAGCACTGTTTCTTACCTTGTTCTTAATCCTAGTTCCAGTAGCATTATTTTGTGCTTTTGTTTCAAGAGGACTCATCAATGCATTTCCCCACCGTTTAGGCTATCTTATTGTGGCCATATCTCTTCTCTTCTCAGTCTTT ATTGTAGTTCTTCTATTGCTAACTTCAGGAACAGATCCTGGAATTGTTCCGCGGAATACCAATCCTCCAGAACCTGATGAAGAATTTGAAACCTCTAGCATCTCCACAAGTTGTTTAGGAAGCCAGATTGGTCCTCTCAGTTTACCGCCTATGAAAAATGTTACTGTCAATGGAATAGTTGTCAAAGTAAAATACTGCAAAACGTGTATGCTATATCGGCCACCACGCTGCTCTCATTGCTCCATATGCGACAATTGCATTGAACGCTTCGACCACCATTGCCCATGGGTGGGACAGTGCATTGGGAAG AGGAACTATCGTTACTTTTTCATGTTTGTTTCCTCTACGAACCTCCTGAGCCTCTATGTCTTCGCATTCTGCTGGGTAAATATAAAGAAGATAATGGAAGCGCGTGATTGTAACTTTTGGAGTGCATTTCTCAAGTCACCTGTTTCAGGCATCCTTATAATATATACATTTGTAGTTTCTTGGTTTCTTGGAGGTCTCACAGCATTTCACTTGTACTTGATACTCACAAATCag ACCACATATGAAAATTACAGGTATCGATATGAGAGGAAGATGAATCCTTTTAATCTTGGATGTGCTCGGAATTTTAAGGAGATCTTTTGTACTAGTATGCCAAGTTCCAGGATCAATTTCCGGGCACAGGTGAAAGTTGATCGGTCTTCAAGCCTCAACGCATCATCTTACTTGGGTGGTACTACTAATCCAGATTTGCACAAAATGAATTTTGACGTGGAGGTTGGGAGAAGACAGTCTGTTAATGCCAATGAGTGTAAAGAAATAGACAGCCGGATAAGAAGCATAGGTGCTGGATTAGACCGATGA
- the LOC104223760 gene encoding uncharacterized protein, giving the protein MHMEDNYRYESNNATSTELPPLPEDITSSGNCYYYSEESNHQTTQFPATTAISSVSDHMGYSSSNSTSLLNEMKAMSFGTNNEYQYGMTCGEAGGGGSTITTTSGTTSESYNDFGFDDCLQPLQYCSSNIMQDESNNTTLGYWFS; this is encoded by the exons ATGCATATGGAAGACAATTACAG GTACGAAAGTAATAATGCAACATCAACAGAATTACCACCATTGCCAGAGGATATAACAAGCAGCGGCAACTGCTACTACTATAGTGAGGAAAGTAATCATCAAACTACTCAATTTCCAGCAACAACAGCAATATCATCAGTTTCAGATCATATGGGATATAGCAGTAGTAATAGTACTAGCCTTTTGAACGAAATGAAGGCTATGAGTTTTGGTACAAACAATGAATATCAGTATGGCATGACATGTGGAGAAGCAGGAGGAGGAGGAAGTACTATCACTACAACAAGTGGTACAACATCTGAGAGCTATAACGATTTCGGGTTTGATGATTGTTTACAGCCACTGCAATATTGCAGCAGTAACATTATGCAAGATGAATCCAACAATACTACTTTGGGTTATTGGTTCTCATAA